Below is a genomic region from Sorghum bicolor cultivar BTx623 chromosome 9, Sorghum_bicolor_NCBIv3, whole genome shotgun sequence.
tatataattttcacaCTTGCAAACTGAACAATTTGAAAGTTaatgatgatttatattttcaataTTTTACCTAAACTTTGTCCAAAACAATTTCTAAATCCTATACAGAGAGAGTACAAGTGAGGGACAAACGGAAGAACGAGAATGACGAGCATTTTTTTTATAAGTATTTAAATCAGATTTCAATTTGATATGTTACATTAGTTGTTTTTTATTCAGAAAACTTTCTATTTGcatttacttttctttttccCTTTTTAATTCACGATATATGTCTTTTTTTATTGGTTCAAAATGCGAACGAGAACTGATGCTAGCTGCGAGAGGGAAAATTTCTTAGGGATAAAGGTGTTAAAAATTTAACAGGTACTATGactcttttattttatttagcaattagtgTCCATTTATGGACTAgttatgctcaaaagatttgtctcgcaaattactctctagctatgtttttagtttcgtaagtagcctatttaatacttcatatatgtATCCAAATATTCAATGGGATGAGAGTTAAAGTTTAATGATGCAAACTAAACACAGGCTTAAAGCAGTAAGGCGAGAGGGATatcttttgcaaaaaaaaaggtaaaataaaaataaaaataattaaaatgAAGATGGCAGAGTTGGGCGCAGGGAGAATGGGCCATGGCCCTAGTGCCAGCGTTGAAACACACAGAAACGCAAATGCAGCCCAAGCCCATAAGAAGGCCACGGCCATGGGGCCCACGGCACCACAGCGAACCCCTTCCACGGGCACGGCGGCGGGCGCCGCGCCGGCTCTGCCCCGTCCCGCGTCCTCCTCTCGACCGTCCCTGCTAGCCGCCGACGTTCTGCGTCACCGCTCTGGCCTCCACCACGCGATGCCAAGCCCGTCTTCCGCCCCGCGGCCGTCCGCCGAGCACGCCGCGCTGCATTGGCCGCGGCCCGGCCGGCGTGCACTGGCAAGGCAGAAGCGCCGCCACCTCGACAGGCGCGCGGCGACTAAGTGGATTCGAGACTCAACTTCAAGTAAGTAAGTGGATCCCAACACGAAATCACCAAGAATTAGCGGGTCTGGACTCTGGATAGTAATCACTCGCAGACTCAGAGTCTGAAATCATTTTGAGCCGTGTGTGCGGCATCTTCTTGTAGAGCTAGCTAACTACTTTGATGAACCGTGTGTCTGTAGTCCACGTCGTTTTGGTCAAAATTGGCAGCAGCCATTACCCCGGTGGAAGCCTCGAGATTGACATCATGGCATGAGCGGGGGCCGCCGTTGGAATTGGAACGGAAGGGAAGCCTACCTCACCATCGCTGAAATGCATGGCAAGTGGCCGGGACCGGGAGATGCTTTGGATTAGCTTGGCTGCATCATGTATAGAGTCGCTGTCTCCGACCAAAGTTGACTTGAGGCCCGCCACCGGCAGACTAGCCCGAGGTTTCTCCGGTGATACCACCATTGTTGAGCCTAGAGTCTAGAAAGGGAGCTCGTGGTTGCACACTTGCACTGCCACTAGCAagttaaatatagttaaaagtTATAGCACACATGGTTTTCGGTAGTGCTGTCCTAATCAGCAATCTCAGTTTTAACAACATGTCCCGCCGTGTGTCGAGCTCAAACTATCTCCcatctttatatatatagtaacATCGGAGCAGAACATCACCCCCCACACTTACTTGCTATTTCTTCATCCATCCATAAAAACATATTCAGTCAGTCAGGCTTGCTCTCTGTTCTTCAGTTCAGGCATCCTCTTCACCATCCATATGCCTACCCTCAGCGCATTACTCTTTTGGCTTCTCCTAACGTTCTCCTCCCTGCACGCTCCCGTTTCATGTTCCACTGCAACTCCAAATGATGATACTCTCGCGGTAGGCGAATCGCTTGCCGTTGGCGATAAGCTCATCTCCAGAAACGGCAAGTTCGCGCTCGGGTTCTTCCAGCCAGGCTCAGCCATCATCAGTAAGTACAGAACCACCACCTCCACTGGCTGGTACCTTGGCATATGGTACAATATGATCCCAGTCTTTACCACCGTATGGGTCGCTAACCGGGACACGCCAATCAGCGATCCTGTGGTCAACCTAACAGTGCTGAAAATCTCAGCAGATGGTAATCTTGTCATCTCAACCCAAAATGCCACTGAACCCATAATTTGGGCCACTCACGTTGTCAATAGGACACAAACAAGTATAGCAAACACTACCGCTGTTCTCTTGAACAGCGGGAACTTTGCCCTCATGGAAACCTCATCTAATGCAGTTCCGTTGTGGCAGAGCTTTGACTACCCAACAGATGTTTTTCTTCCTGGTGCCAAGTTTGGCCGGAATAAGGTCACTGGTCTGAATCGTCAGTTCACCTCAAACAGGAGCCTGATTGATCCGGGTCTTGGCTCATATAACATTGAACTTGACACCAATGGGGGAATGCTTCTAAGTAGCCGTAGCCCATACTTAGTGTATTGGTCTTGGTCAGGGAGTTCATCAGCCCCTAAACTTCTACCACTACTCATAACGATCTTGGACATGAATCCACTGACCAAAGGATTGATTAGCGCTGCATTTGTTGATAACAATGAAGAGGTATACTACACATACACGTTACTGAATGAATCATCTTTGGTATATGCGTTGCTAGACATCTCTGGTCAACTCAAGCTGATTGTTTGGTCGCAAGCCACACAATCTTGGCAAACACCATATGCCCAACCTGCTGTTCCCTGCACTGCTTATGCTACATGTGGACCTTTCACGGTCTGCAACAGCAAGGCGGACCCGTTCTGTAATTGTATGGATAACTTCTCTCAGAAATCACCTCATGATTGGGAACTTGATGACCGAACAGGTGGATGCACCAGAAATAACCCCTTAGTTTGTAATACGAAGGAAAACACAACAACTTCATCAGACATGTTCCAGCCCATAACCCGTGTTAAACTGCCCTATAACCCCCAGAGCATAGAAGATGCTACCACTGGGGCCAAATGCGCAGAGGCTTGTCTCAGTGACTGCTCCTGCACTGCTTATTCCTATAACAGTAGCAGATGCCTTATTTGGCATGGGGAATTGCTCAATGTAAATGAGAATGATGACATTGATAATTCCTCAGAAGATGTTCTTTACCTTCGCCTATCTGCACAAGATTTTCATGGCGTGAGAAAAAGCAAAAGAAAATCAATCATTGGAGCCGTTACTGCTGCAGTCGTTATTAGTTTTGGGTTGTTAATGCTCATGCTGCTGTCAGTGATTTTGAGGAACAAATTCAAGTGTTTTGGTGGACAGTTGTACAGCAGTCAAGATTGTGGTGGCGGAATTGTAGCCTTTAGATACACTGATTTAAGTCATGCTACTAAAAATTTCTCGGAAATGTTGGGAGGTGGTGGTTTTGGTTCTGTGTTCAAGGGGGTGTTAAGTGACTCGACTCCTATTGCAGTGAAAAGGCTTGATGGTGCTCGTCAGGGAGAGAAGCAATTCAGAGCTGAGGTGGGCTCGATTGGAAAGATCCAACATATTAACCTTGTCAAATTGATTGGTTTCTGCAGTGAAGGTGATAAGAGGCTACTTGTATATGAACACATGTCAAATGGGTCTCTTGATGCCCATCTATTTCAGAGCAATTCTACTGTCCTAAGTTGGAGCACTAGGCATCAAATAGCCATAGGAGTTGCAAGAGGATTGTCCTACTTGCATCAGAGTTGCTGTGAATGCATCATACACTGTGATGTTAAGCCAGAAAACATACTTCtggattcatcatatgttcctaAAATTGCAGACTTTGGGATGGCAGCAATTGTAGGAAGGGATTTTAGCCGAGTTCTGACCACATTTAGAGGAACCGCAGGGTATCTTGCCCCAGAGTGGCTTAGTGGTGTCGCTATTACACCAAAAGTTGATGTCTACAGCTTCGGTATGGTACTGCTGGAAATCATTTCAGGAAGGAGGAATTCACCTAATCAAGTATACACTAGCAACAGCAACCATGTTGATTTTTTCCCTGTACTAGCTGTCAGCAAGCTTCATGAGGGAGATGTGACCAGTTTGGTGGATCCACAATTAAATGGTGATTTTAATTTCGAAGACGCTAAAAGGCTTTGCAAAGTTGCATGTTGGTGCATCCAAGATGACGAGTGTGGTCGGCCAACAATGGGTGAAGTTGTCCAAGTTCTTGAGGGCTTACAAGAGCTTCTTGATATGCCTCCGATGCCAAGACTACTTGCAGCTCTAACTGAATGCTCTGATGCATTTTCAATGTATAGTAATTCATAAATGCATCATAGTCAGTGTTCCTTTTTTTTATAGCGGAAGTTAAGATTTGTAATATGGATTAGGAGGAATAAAGCAATGCAAGCTTGAAATTAAATATGGGAATATTTAAATGGCTAAATTTTGCGTATGATGCATGTGGGTTTCTCGCTTTCTTATTACTTCTTTTATAATGACCCCAATTATGGCAGGATAAAATAATgtgtttatttgtttgtttcatGGGCAGTTGACGCATATCGATCTTTAAATTTAAGGAAGAAGATATGCCACTTTTACATCCTGCTTTACAGAGATCTTACTTCTAGGTTGCTTATTGAAATTTGCCATAAGTTAATTAGATTGTCTGTTGTAACTTGTATGACATTTAGGAGCGCTACCGTCTATTTCTTCCTAATATGCTCTATTTCTTCCTAATATGTTCCCTTTATCTGGcatgttctttagatatgtcaGTGCTGCTACCAAATTAAGAAATTCTTGATTCCAATTGGTTTGACCGAGCAAAATTTGAAACATTACTTCATTCCATCCATTCTCCCAACCTGTTCACTGTTTACCTCTGAAGGAAAAGTTTTATGCCTATTCTTCTACCAAGCTAAGAAGCATCAAAATATGTTAAGAGGTGTGGTACACAATATTTGAAGTGCCCACATCATGGTAGTGTATAAATACAAGTTGTCATGCATACTGTGCCACCTCGTGATGAAGTTTATTCTGCTGACTCATCAGTGAGCAGAAAGGCCAGAGGACACAATATATGCCTGAAGCCCTGAATGAAGACAAGTTGCCTTTTTAAGCTTGTTTAGAAAATCCAATCCCTAAAGACACCTAAATATTAGGTGAAATGCTTGAATTGTCTGATAGAGATGCACCCAAAGTGACCATCACTCCTGGTACTAGCAGTAAAAAGATGGTTGGAAGACTTGGAGTTACTGTGAAGATTATTCAAGTCAAGTGGGTACAAACATTGGCTATGAGTTAGATTATATACTGTGATTTGTGAGCAAAAAGAAACTGGAGTTAATTACTGATGTTTACACTAAGAATAAAACTTGTATAAGAGTAATTTCTCTATTTCTGCAGATTGTAAGGAATGCACAAACAAGATACGAATTGTTTGGTTGGTGGGAGTTCCATCATACATTCAGGCTTAATTTATTATTTTAGATAAAATATATGCTATTCATTTATTTTGTTTGCACTATTTATGGATCTGCTGATGATTCACTGTCTCAAGAACTTGAGTTTTATAATGtataaaaaaacttttcactagTAATACATCGACTTGATACAAAGCCTTGAAACAGAACCTCTGGCCTCTGCTCAGAGGTTACCTTTATTTTAATGGATCAGGAGCTTACATAGATTGGCAACTGAGCTCACATGTTTTCTGACGGCTTGGAATCAAGTGCATCAAAATCATACTGTACTGCTCTTAAAATGAATCATGGTTCAAGTCATCAGGTCAGGAGACCTTGTTAGTACCAAGTAGCAGTGaaattttttgttttggggCAGCGAGAGAGATGGAATCTTATTATACTAGTCTCTTCGGCTGCAACATTGGTGGTTACCCCTTCCGATATCTAGGgatcccaatgcaccatagacaGCTCCTGAACTCTGAGTGGAGAAAAGTTGAAGATCGTTTTCAACAAAAATTATCTTGTTGGAAAGCGAAAAACCTGTCTTATGGGGGAAGACTAGTTCTGCTTAACTCCGTTTTAAGCAGTCTATCCATGTTTATGATGTCCTTCTTCGAGATTCCTAAAGGAGTTCTAAAGAATCTTGATCATTTTAGATCAAGATTCTTCTGGCAAGGCTCCTCAGATAAACAGAAATATAGACTTGCCAAATGGGACATCTTATGTCGTCCAAAGGACCAAGGGGGTTAGGTATCTTAGATTTACAACTACATAATAAATGCCTATTGGCAAAGTGGTTGGTAAATCTACTAAATTCTGAGGGCACCTGGCAGACCCTCTTAACAAATAAATACCTAAGTTCGAAAACCCTTACCCAAGTGACGGCCAAACCCAATGATTCTCATTTTTGGAGAGGGCTTATGCGAATAAAAGATGAGGTTCTCTCCAAAGGTTCTTTCATTATTAAAGATGGGACCAAGACGAGATTCTGGGATGATACATGGGTATGTGACAAGCCTCTTAAAGATGCATGCCCTTCCCTTTATAATATAGTGCGTGATCCCCATGCAACTGTATCCAAAGTGATGTCAAAGTGATGTCATCTAGTCTCCTAAATATTTCATTCAGAAGGGCTCTAGTGGACAATAAACTTATTGAATGGCGTAAATTGGTAGCTCAAGTTTCTCATGTGGGTTTGGTGGAGGGATCGGACTTTTTTAAATGGAATCTGACCACATCTGGGTTATATTCAGTCCGATCTTTATACCTCCACCTTATTGATACACACCCACCTTTTCATCATAAGAAACTTTGGAAACTAAAAATTCCTCTAAAGATAAAAAATTTTCTTTGGTTTCTACAGAAGGGTGTTGTTCTAACCAAAGACAACCTCGCAAGAAGAAACTGCAAGGGGAATCTAAAGTGCATCTGCTGTAATATGAATGAGACTATCCAACACTTATTCATCGATTGCCCTTTAACCAAAACAATTTGGAGGATTATTTTCTTCGCTACTAATTTAACCCAACCAAGATCTATTAGGCATATGTTTGGTGCTTGGCTTCGCAACCAAAATAAGAGGGTGCGAAGTTTGATCTGGGTTGGGGTTGCTGCCATTTGCTGGGCTATTTGGCGATGCCGGAATGATGTTATTTTCAACGAactcaaaactaactctattatGCAGGTTATTTTCAGGGGAGCGTTTTGGCTTCGCTTCTGGGCACCACTGCAGCGTGATGAGCAAGCTAAAGCCATCCTTTCAGCGATAAGCAAAAAGTTGGAGATTATCGTCTTAGACATTTCAAATAAAGGGTGGAAACATTTATACAGTTTATTTTAGTATCCTGGTCATTGTTAAAGGCCATGGCTTGCTCTTTACTTTTGTATCCAAAATTTGTAATAATTGGCTGCGTACATCCCTGGATGTAGAGGCTGGATTTttatatccattatctaaaaaaagtaGCACTGCGTACTGTTACATGCATAGTTAATGTTACATTTATCTCGGTTTAAGTACTGTTTTCAGTAAGGATGGAGAAGTGCTTGGGTTATGATCAATCTTCAGAATTGCATAAGTAGGAATTGGTAATAGGGTTGGGAACCGAAAACTTGCTTGGTTATCTCAGCTTTCTGTTTGTTTTCAGGTTGATTGGTGCTGATCTGTTCAGTTCTATTATCCAGTGGGCAGCAGGGAGCAGGCTTTAGGTGAATACTGGAAGTTCAATTGGTGGAGATATATGGTATGAGTATGATGAATTGATTTTATTTTCCAATGTGAGGATGTAAGCTGTACTGTTACACCATGCATTATATTGGGCAAGCTGGCCGTcagctccacctgcaatctGCATCTTGGTAAGAAGCCTCGTGATCGAGCAACGCTGGCACTTGCTCTGCCTGTTTCGGTGGAAGGTTCACTCAAAGTTGTAAGCAACGGGGTACATGTTCTGCCTGTTCAAATTACATATAAGTTGCCACACAAATCATATAGATGCAGATTGGGAACATAAGGCTGATGATGTTAGATTAACTATGGACACTGTTCGCCTAAACGACCATTTAGACCATTTAAACGTCATGTAAATGCTATACGGCGGTACGCCATTTCCGTTTAATTATTTGTTTTGCATATTTAATTGGTCGTTTAGTCTGTTTAATAGATTATTTAGCTCGAATAATAGCTAAACGACAAGTGACTGAACTGTTTACTATTTAGcgtttagaaaaatattttttagaaaaacatTCTATGGATAGTAGAAATTGCTAAACAAAGGGTTTGTTTGGTAGGACTTCTCTCGGGCTTCGGCTCTGACTTCTCCATAGGAGCCTTGGCAAACGTTTTTCTGGAAAAACCGTTTTTGAGTAAAAAGTAGAGAAGCTGGAGCTATTTTGATGAAGCTACAATGTGGTTTCACTAAAATGGCTCCGGCGCCTTTAGAGGAGCCCTGCCAAACAAACTCAAAGTATCGCCTCGTCAATGCCCTAAATGACTCCTTATATTTGGTTTATAGAGGGTAGATACTACTCTATAGCCTCTTGCCTTGTGGTTGTACTAACTACCTAGTACAATTGGCAGGCAGGCTAAGTGAGTATTGCTGAACATGCATGTAGTTGACATGCAGTGTCTTTGCTTTAACTTCTGTGTTAACTGAACATACATCCAATCCAAGTTGCATGCATGCTCTTTCTATATATCTTGTCCTCTTCTTCCTTCTCCGAATAGCAGGTCTAGAGCTGCGGCAAACACATAAGCAACCATCCATCCCTTGCCACTCACCAGTCCAAATCTATCCTAAGGCAATACCAGCTCTGTACATCTTACTGATGGGAGGGCTTCTTCTAATCTCCTCCCTGCACATTCCACCATGTTCAGCTGCAGCTCCAAATAGTGATACTCTTAGAGGCAGCGGAACTCGTCATCGGCGACAAGGTCATCTCAAGAAATGGAAAGTTCGACCTCGGCTTCTTCCAACCAAGCCCAGGCAtttagtaaggccttgtttggatgcacaTGTATCTACATCAAACCACaagtgttggagtggattagaGTGGAACTTAGTTTAAATCCTCTCTAGTCCAGTTCAATACATTTGGATTGAGAGAAATAGATGCATATCTAAACAAGCCCCAAGTCGGTCTACAACACCACCACTCCTGGTTGGTACCTTGGCATATGGTTCAATATGATCCCAGTTTTCACAGTTGTATGGGTTGCCatctctagagtttttgtactGTCAGTTTATCACCGTCAGTTCTTGACAGACTGTGATATCTCCAAATCACTATTGATTCTTGGCTAGAACTGGTAGTGATATGTGACCATTCACTCACTGCCTGTTCTAGTCATAAACCGATAGTGATGTGAACCTTCACTGCCGGTTTTGGCCCACCCCAATCATTTTCTTGTTTTGAAGGCCAGAACCGGCCGTGAAGGTTTTGGTCAAAATCTGGCACTGATGAGGCAGACAGTGATGTTCAGTTCTGTAGTAGTGAAAGGTTTGTAAAGTTTTAGggaaaacaacaaaaaaaaccAAACCATGGAGTTATTGTTATTACTACAAGCATTGCCTCATTACAATCATCGTTGGCGAGATTGTTGCCAAGTTAGGTCCGATAGCAGGGAACATGACGGATTTAGGAatcctctattttttttttctgacatGGGTCCCAGAGAATCTTCTAGGATCACAATTGGAAATTTTCATTGAGGCGATTATTGAGAATAGCATTTATATATTGATGTCAGTGTGAATTTTTGTGTAAAAAATTAATCCATGTCCCTATTTATGAGTTTTAATTCCTGGTGTGTAGGATTTGGAGTCCTCTTTCCAACAAGGCCAATAGCCCTTGATTATGAATTCGTCGGACGAAGTTAGGACCGTTCTACACAACATAGTCAAGTCTAAGGTCTAGCTAAAGATGGAGCCTCTTGCTTGCTATGGGATGATCTCTGGACTGATGAGACACTACATCAAAAGTTTCCAGAACTATATTCTTTTGCCAAAAACAAGAAAATTAGCTATTTGGTGGCAAACAACTCAGCACAGTTATATGACCTCTTCCATCTGCCACTCTCACAGCaagcacatgatcaatgcagtGCTCTTCAAGACCTTCTTAATCAGAACCAAATACTTGATCAGAATGACACTTGGTCCTTCATTTGGAATAGCAACAACTTCTCAGTGAAAAAAGCTTATCAACATCTTAGTGGTCATCAGTATCTGCACCGTATCTTCAAATGGCTCTAGAACTCCTCTTGCCAGAACAAGCACAAAGTTTTTTTCTGGCTTGTATTAAAGGACAGGCTAAGCACTAGGGAATTGCTAGGAAGAAAAAACATGCAGCTACCAGACTATACCTGTGTCTTATGCACTAATGGACTTGTGGAATCACTATCCCACATGTTGCTCCAGTGCCCTTTTGCCATCCAATGCTAGGGGCTGATTAACTTGACTATACAACAGAATCTAGACCCTTTACAGATTCTCCAGAGCTTTAAGGACCAGCTCAATGTTCCTTTCTTCATGGAGGCAATTATTATCATGGCGTGGACTATTTGGTCAGTCAGAAATGACTTTATCTTCAGAGGCATTAATCCTTCCATTCAGGTTGCTAGGTTCAAATTCAGGGATGAATGGAGGCTTCTTCTTTATATGACAAAGTCAACTTACCATGTGATTATTGATCTATGGACAGCAGAACTTCTTTAGCTCTCTACCTGGTCATGTCTTGTTTTATTTTCTTTGATTCTTTCTTTGTCTCCTGAACCCCCCCTGTATCCTCTCTgtttttctttgtatctttgTGACTCTGTCTGTTTTTTAATAAAGCATTGTAGGGGCGCACACCCCTCCAGtttcaataaaaaaatatagtcAAGTCTTTGAGGTTTACTAAATCCGTGCTATGCCTCGTTGCACCCATCATTGGTGAGAATGTTGCCAACTTAATTATGTCCTATAGCTCTCAAATAAAGATATTTTTAAATGAAAGCTATAGCTCTCAATGTGATCCACAATTTCATTGTTGTGAGTTTTTACATTTAATGTCGCTGGATGCTAAAAAAATAAGTGAagctattttaaaataaataaataaaaagggacTTTTTTCTAAGAAATCTTTATGACATGACAGTTTTGAAAACAACGTCATGAATCTCCACACTAGCCTATGCTAATCTTAGCGGAAAGGTTTTATGTCCCATTTTCCAAGACGCAATGGGTTGGAAACAACATAGTTGAGTTTTATCACTATATAACTCATTTTTTGATGGAACGAAGGGGTTTTACCCCCTTATGGAATCCTATGAAACTCATTTTATCCCAAgaaacttttatcatctctctttGAGATTGGCCTCACGATGATTTTTCATGGTTTAATAGTAATGATTGAGGTGAAACCATTCTTAATGATGTAGTTCTGTTCCATTATTGTTTTTAAATTTTTCTCTACTTATGGGTTCACTACCAAGTTTTATAGCGTTCATTACTTATGGAGCTTTGTGTGGGTTCGTCAGAGTGTACTCATGCGTGAGAGGAGCCTGCCCCTTCACTAGCACCAACATCATGTCATGGTAGGCCAGACTGTGTGTGCGGAGCAACACGCTCGGCTCGGGTTAGGCTCAACATGCGTGCATTTGACGTTTCTTTCGTCCTTTCCAACTTCGCATGTCTTTCGTCCTTTTCAACTTCGTAATAAATGCACACAATAGTTACATATTTAGGCTACCTCAACCTATAATCAAATTCCCACCTATAATCAAATTTTTATATAGGACCAAGATTTCATTCCATATATTACATTTAATTTGACCTTAAAATTGAGTTTGATCTAATCGAATATAATTGGACCTGACCAGTTAAAATCCAACAAGTATGCAGCACTGAATGTCTTAGGTGTGAAGGCGTGCCTCCTGTTTGTCCAAGCTTATCGGCGGTCCAGCTGTTCTACTTTTCTACCCAAGTAACCAAGTCGTTGAACTCTCTCTttttgccttgtttagttggagagagaaaaatttttagatatcacatcgaatatttcgtAGGATGTTGGAAAAGGTGTTcggataataataaaaaaattaattacataactcgACTGGAAActgcgagacaaatttattaatcctaattaatctatcattagcatatatAGGTTACTATAGTACTTAAGGCAAATTATAAATCAACTAGGctgaaaagattcgtctcatgatttttaactaaactgtgtaattagtgtgTATGCGATCGCCATCTCTTTTGGTAAGAGTGTGTATGCGAGTGCTGTGTTTTGTCTACATCGATGTGCATGTGCTGGAACATGCACGCATTGGGGTCACATGAACCAGTGCTCTGGCCGATGTCATCGTCTAGCTTGGGGAGATTTTTGTGCCGCTCCACTCCGATGGGCGAAAAGCCTCTGGCCCTTGCTGAGACACGCAGCACGCGACAGCTCCTGCACTGGCCCCTGGCCACCGGGTCCTGGAGACCTGATGCCATTTCTGTCACGTCCAAGCCACAGCGTGCATGTTGGCGATGGCACAAATTAAAGACTGTTGACTAGGCTAGGAGTCTAGGACAGCGCTCTCCTTGTCAAGCCTCTTTACTAAATTTGACCAGCTGCATCTACGGAGAGAATCACTAGTAGAAAAGAGTACAACGCCGACGTCTCCTTTTTATACTACAGGCGGTTGTAGTTATcacgcgcctgtggtataaaaag
It encodes:
- the LOC110430273 gene encoding G-type lectin S-receptor-like serine/threonine-protein kinase At2g19130; translation: MPTLSALLFWLLLTFSSLHAPVSCSTATPNDDTLAVGESLAVGDKLISRNGKFALGFFQPGSAIISKYRTTTSTGWYLGIWYNMIPVFTTVWVANRDTPISDPVVNLTVLKISADGNLVISTQNATEPIIWATHVVNRTQTSIANTTAVLLNSGNFALMETSSNAVPLWQSFDYPTDVFLPGAKFGRNKVTGLNRQFTSNRSLIDPGLGSYNIELDTNGGMLLSSRSPYLVYWSWSGSSSAPKLLPLLITILDMNPLTKGLISAAFVDNNEEVYYTYTLLNESSLVYALLDISGQLKLIVWSQATQSWQTPYAQPAVPCTAYATCGPFTVCNSKADPFCNCMDNFSQKSPHDWELDDRTGGCTRNNPLVCNTKENTTTSSDMFQPITRVKLPYNPQSIEDATTGAKCAEACLSDCSCTAYSYNSSRCLIWHGELLNVNENDDIDNSSEDVLYLRLSAQDFHGVRKSKRKSIIGAVTAAVVISFGLLMLMLLSVILRNKFKCFGGQLYSSQDCGGGIVAFRYTDLSHATKNFSEMLGGGGFGSVFKGVLSDSTPIAVKRLDGARQGEKQFRAEVGSIGKIQHINLVKLIGFCSEGDKRLLVYEHMSNGSLDAHLFQSNSTVLSWSTRHQIAIGVARGLSYLHQSCCECIIHCDVKPENILLDSSYVPKIADFGMAAIVGRDFSRVLTTFRGTAGYLAPEWLSGVAITPKVDVYSFGMVLLEIISGRRNSPNQVYTSNSNHVDFFPVLAVSKLHEGDVTSLVDPQLNGDFNFEDAKRLCKVACWCIQDDECGRPTMGEVVQVLEGLQELLDMPPMPRLLAALTECSDAFSMYSNS
- the LOC110430274 gene encoding uncharacterized protein LOC110430274 isoform X3, with product MGPTAPQRTPSTGTAAGAAPALPRPASSSRPSLLAADVLRHRSGLHHAMPSPSSAPRPSAEHAALHWPRPGRRALARQKRRHLDRRAATKWIRDSTSS
- the LOC110430274 gene encoding uncharacterized protein LOC110430274 isoform X2, with translation MGPTAPQRTPSTGTAAGAAPALPRPASSSRPSLLAADVLRHRSGLHHAMPSPSSAPRPSAEHAALHWPRPGRRALARQKRRHLDRRAATKWIRDSTSSYFQGSVLASLLGTTAA
- the LOC110430274 gene encoding uncharacterized protein LOC110430274 isoform X1; amino-acid sequence: MGPTAPQRTPSTGTAAGAAPALPRPASSSRPSLLAADVLRHRSGLHHAMPSPSSAPRPSAEHAALHWPRPGRRALARQKRRHLDRRAATKWIRDSTSSKLFSGERFGFASGHHCSVMSKLKPSFQR